The sequence TTGAAgtagaattacaatgaatctctaaCTATGTGTTTGTTAGGAATCCTTCATTCTTCACATTTTTCGTGTGTTCTTTGCGTTCTTCGTGTATTCTTTGAATGTTCTTCAtgtgttcttcgtgtgttctttaaatgttcttcgtgtgttctttaaatgttcttcgtgttctttgtGTGTTCTGTCTTTTAAGATTGCAGTGGAAGTTCTTCaaggctttagaggcttgaatccgtagatCTTTACTAACTTGCAATCTTTTGAAGTTTTTGAACACTTTTGGACTTGATTCCAATGCACTTTGAGATCTAGGAAGATGACTTGAATGATTTCTCTTCAAATGTTGTTAAGATTCGAAGGTTGGAGTTCTTGAAATTCTTGGAGGTTTTGGAGCTTAATTCCAGTAGAGTTTCGAGACTTTTGAATGTGTGTGAAAATCTTCCTATAAAATTTAGAAGggtctctatttataggagtcTTGGGGAGGTGTGATGTCACATAATTGGCTATCATTAATGACATGTATCATAATTTAAATGGAGGGACTTTATGTCTTGTCCTCCATGGAACACATGACATTATTTGATTAGCCATAGtgctttaatttaaaataacacatggcattttttaattagaCTGCTTATGCCATTTAACTTAGCACATGCTAACATCTGATTGATTCTCAGgtattctttgtaatttttattctttgacaCTTGGAATATTGTTATTGGTCTCTGAATAATGATAGTGACACCCACTAAATAATACTGGCTTCTTGTTATTAGCCGCTTTTAATGTATTACATGAATTTAATGGTCTGACGTGGCAATTTGTGATTGGTAGAAAATTTCACTTTCTACAATATCCTTGcacatttttcatatttttcttgaattagATGAGCATGCTAAAGTCTATGGTTATGATATTCCAAAATGAGTGAATTTGATTGGATTGGATTGTTTTACTTTTGTGTTATGTAAGTGTATTTTGAGTCCCAACTTGGATGTTTATTAGGTGGAACTTGGATTTATATGTGATTTTGAGAACCTCTAATTATAACTTGAGTCCTACAACTATAACAACCCAAACCCAACTGCAAGCCCAACTACATGAATTTAGGCACGTGACTAGATTGATAGATACTTATTCTACCTTAAGTTCAACTTAACCTCGATTAGCCATGGCTGCATTACTTATTCTACCTTAACTTCAACTTAACCCCTGTTAGCCATGAGATTGCATTTGAAGTCCCACTTAACCCCTATTGGCCAGGGTTTAACAATTCACACCGTATCTAATATAGtgtttcaaaatccaaaataagcaTTTGATCTTTTCAATGAGGTCATGAAGGCCAATGACTTAACCCCTATTGGCTAGGGTTTAACAATTCAAACTATCTAATCTAgggtttcaaattcaaaataagcTCCTCAAGATATCATTTTACACTTGCAAGATTGTCgtaaaattatggaaaaattgCACATTACCCACCTATGGTTTGGTCCATTTTAACAGTGTCAACCTATGATTTAAAAGTTGTCACTTAAACTACCTGAGCTTCAATCTGTTAGTAGCTGTTGCCCACCTCTTCCTTTCCACCGTTAAAAATAGAGGTAAATGTgtctttttcattatattttatgtctctctcctcttttctctccttcttcttctcctccaacaaaaaaaaaaaaaaaaaaaaaaaaccaattatcCTAAAATCTTCTAGATGAAAATTTCACAAATCTCTTATCCCATCTCCaacaaaagaaatagagaaacaaGTCAACAACAATAGATAACGTACAAAATGGATTTGTAAGCAAGGTAAGTGGAGTTAATGTTATCGTAAATCATCTTCTTCGTcctcttcatgttcttcttcaAGTTCTTTTTCCTAAGATTAGGGCTATGATTACAACGAGAAAGGGCTTGAGTGGGATTCCATTTCCACTAAAGaagtaaaaacacaaaaccaaatttCATTTGGAGGAGAAATGGTTGAAAGAGCTAAAGAAATTGTAGTACGTTTGAATTTTATGGGTTTAATGGATTTGtgggttcaaatttttttgggttggtttgaatttctttttgatttgatgatttttgaaTTTGCTTCAATGAGAAAGTCTAGGCCAAGTTATTTCTTTTCAGGTCATTTTTAAAACCCAggtgtttgaattttctttgatgGGAAAGCCTAGGCCATGAAATTTGGGGTTGGGGCcatctaattattttatttataatttttaaattgcaacaaaaaaCTCTAGGTCTCTGGAAATTTTAGGAGAGCAAAAATTGAAGTTTCAAATAATGGGCCATCATGTAACCAAGAGACTCTCATTATCTTTGTGGGTCTTCATCATTCGAGTTTACCTATTGATGGGTTGACCATGTCATGTGTGTTGAAGTTCTATGGATGTTTGTTTGATCAAAACGTGGGCAAGCAGGTGCATTGTCAATGTATAAAATCTGGGTTTGTGGATGATGTTAGTGTTGGGACTGCTCTTGTTGATACGTACATGAAAATTGAGAATGTTGGAGATGGGAGGAGAGTTTTTGATGAGATGGGTGAGGGAAATGTGGTGTCTTGGATTGCATTGCTCTCCTGTTATGCACGGAACGGGTTGAACAGTTTGGCtttagaattgttttttttttagaggtgGTTGATTcgatttcttttatgtttttgagataaaatgcatttttttaacTGCAATGGGAGAGGTGGGTAACGACTACTAACAGATTAAAGCTTAGGTGGATTAAGTGACAACTTTTAAACCACATGTAGGCATTGTTAAATTGGGCCAAATCATAGGTGGGTTAAGTGCAATTTTCCCTAAAATCATATTCGAAATTTAGGGTACACTAACACTCAGgtaaaccaataaataaatgtaCTTTGAAACATATCATTATAATATGGATATCTTGTTTTGCTTCTGATCAAAACTTTTAAAGGCCCATTGGGAATCAATTTAATTAGCTTGATACAAATCAATGAAGTTGCTTGACAGTTGACACATGAGTGATTTAGGAAAATATCAAATGACACATTGAATTCTTAACAATAACTCGAACTTGTTAATTCATGGTTGGATTTTTCAGTCTCACCTCAGTTATGTAAACTTTTTGCCTGATCCAAATTTTGATTACTTGCAATTTGATCAAGGCGCGCAAGCATCACAACGAGCATCTCAGCATCTATTTCATTTCTTTAAACATCTGCTACTATCTTGAATTCACAGAAGCCAAGTTACTCTCCATGGCTTCCAATCTTTTCATGTAATGGTCCTCTATCAGAACCTGCTCTAATACCGATTGATATATACCTTTTTTGTGTTTGCTGCATTTGAAGGAACTAAGACCTCCTGATAAATATACTATTTTGAGAGAGTCAAGACCTCTGCATTTAAGCTGCGTTTGGATTGCGCTGATTCTAgcgcgtttgcgtttttccccctttttttttcacgcgttttttagacttgcggttactgttcatgcactgttcaataaACAGTAACcacaaattttgacttttcaaacttttttcaaccaatcagtgcacatcatgtactgtttacggacccacaaatttcacttttcagcaactttttcattaaaaatgagtcccacggtactattcacacatttaaaaattattttgctacagtatttttcagttttcagtttcagttttcagttttcagctgtatctaAACGGATCCTTAAACTagctaacaattttttttcttaaaatttcatgacaactattcaatgtcaaaatttgaatatacaTTATACAAGACAGGCTAAATAGTcttccaaataaataaagataaatactAACTTCATCTAACCTATcaataaaactaataataatccaaactaatttatttaaataaataaaaacacatctCGTTATTATTTATCTAATACTAATTATAATAAACCAGGTAGGTAATAGTAGTATTAAAATAAACTAGGTAGGtggtcataaaaaaaaaactacagtAGTTAGGTAACAGTTAAactcttatatataatttaggaGTAAAatttgctttttaaaaaaaaaaaaattgagacaatTATCCACGTCAGCTAGGACCCGCATGAGTGAAACTGGATGCTGACCTGGCAAGATATGGGTAGTCCTGTTTAGTTACCAGATGATGCAGGAAGCAACTAAATAACTAATCATCATTATTCATTGTGCGTGAAGCGTGATCCAAGACTCCACAGAACCTTAGCTAGCTCCAACTTGGaattctttcctttcttttattcattCATTTGTTTTCACACTTTTCTTTCCATCTTTGTCTCAAACTCTAACTCAGATCTCAGTCTCACACATTAAAATTAAACTCTTTAATAGTTAGCTTCTTCTCTTTCATACTACTACACACACAAAACTTTGTGTTAAAGTGTTTGCACAAACAAAGGTTAAAAGCAAAAGAGATCGATATCTGAGAAGTTGGATCTGAACTGAATGGCTGTCGCTGTCAGAGGAAGCCGAGGCGGCGGCGGCGGAGGAGGAGGATTCTGTCTCGGTGGATTCAGTCTCCGGAGCTTCTTCTCTTTCCGGATCTTCGTCTCCGCCATGTTCTCTCTTCTCTTCATCGCCACTCTCTCTGTTGTCTTAACCAATCCTTCCGCCTCTGACCACAACTCTGTAAGTCTCCTCTCCTTTTTCacactttttaaaccatttTTCTCAATTGAGCAAAACCCTCATGGAGATTTTACAATTTAATAAGCAAAACCCAGATGGCAATTTCACAAATTTAGCAAAACCCAGATAGCATGTTCACAAATTAAGCTAAACCCAGATggtaatttcaaaaattaagcAAGACCCAGATGGTGATTTCAAACATTAAGCAAAACCCAGTTAACATTTTTGCATCTAGGCAAAGGCCTGCATTGACGATTTGATTCAACCTTGGATGCAGGGGCTCCCGACTACCGGAAATGCTTATGTACATCGCACATTTTTAGCGTTGAACTCTGACCCCCTTAAAACAAGATTGGATTTGATATATAAGCAAGCGAGCGATCACATTACGCTTGTGAATGCGTATGCTACGTATGCCAGGAAGCTTAAGCTTGAGATTTCTAGGCAATTGGCGATGTTTAATGATCTGGCACAAAATTTCACTGATCTTCAGATAAAGCCCCCTTCCCGGGCATCGTTGTTTGAGTCTGATGGCCCAGTAGATGAAGAAGTTCTAAAGCAGTTTGAGAAGGAGGTGAAGGACAAAGTTAAGACTGCACGGTTGATGATTGCGGAGGCAAAAGAGAATTATGATAATCAGTTGAAGATTCAGAAGTTGCAAGATACAATCTTTGCGGTTAATGAGTTGCTGATTAAGGCAAAGAAGAATGGGGCATTTGCGAGCTACATTGCTGCCAAATCAATTCCAAAGAGCTTGCATTGTTTGGCAATGAGGCTTGTGGAGGAGAGGGTTTCACATCCAGAAAATTATACGGATGATGAAGAGCCTAAGCCAGAGTTTGAGGATCCGAGTTTGTATCATTATGCGATATTTTCAGATAATGTGATTGCTGTATCTGTGGTAGTGAGATCGGTGGTGAAGAATGCACAGGAGCCTTGGaaacatgtttttcatgttGTTACTGATAGGATGAATCTTGAAGCAATGAAGGTTTGGTTTAAGATGAGGCCGGTGGAAGGGGGTGCCCACTTGGAGATGAAGGCGGTAGAGGATTTTACTTTCTTGAATATCATATGTGCCAGTATTGAGGCAATTGGAGTCAGCAAAGTTGCAGAGGTTTTACTTTGAGAAC is a genomic window of Quercus lobata isolate SW786 chromosome 2, ValleyOak3.0 Primary Assembly, whole genome shotgun sequence containing:
- the LOC115976184 gene encoding LOW QUALITY PROTEIN: probable galacturonosyltransferase 9 (The sequence of the model RefSeq protein was modified relative to this genomic sequence to represent the inferred CDS: inserted 2 bases in 1 codon), giving the protein MAVAVRGSRGGGGGGGGFCLGGFSLRSFFSFRIFVSAMFSLLFIATLSVVLTNPSASDHNSGLPTTGNAYVHRTFLALNSDPLKTRLDLIYKQASDHITLVNAYATYARKLKLEISRQLAMFNDLAQNFTDLQIKPPSRASLFESDGPVDEEVLKQFEKEVKDKVKTARLMIAEAKENYDNQLKIQKLQDTIFAVNELLIKAKKNGAFASYIAAKSIPKSLHCLAMRLVEERVSHPENYTDDEEPKPEFEDPSLYHYAIFSDNVIAVSVVVRSVVKNAQEPWKHVFHVVTDRMNLEAMKVWFKMRPVEGGAHLEMKAVEDFTFLNXSYVPVLRQLESAKLQRFYFENQAENATKEAHNKKVRSSRYLSMLDHLRFYLPEMYPKLHKILFLDDDVVVQKDLTRLWKIDLDGKVNGAVETCFGSFHRYAQYLNFSHPRIMEKFNPKACAWAYGMNIFDLDSWRHEKCTEQYHHWQNLNADDTLWRSGTLPPGLITFYSTTKSLDKSWHVLGLGYNPSISMDEINNAAVIHYNGNMKPWLDIALNQYKNLWTKYVDNDMEFVQMCNFGL